A genomic region of Prevotella scopos JCM 17725 contains the following coding sequences:
- a CDS encoding TOMM precursor leader peptide-binding protein, giving the protein MKQFDIFFDNDNKLYQVRTKTDTTTIEFTDSEKELIFKDLIRLYDTRDKISFSTIQKLLNKADYNKLLDVVKELQECGILDELNFEAEGATVISDIYNEVNHKPVSEMKIAYIGNTDFGNQVKEKSSEYNIEHFVIYSIDELSDETIESILCNSDFIIVDSLTWNPYKMHIINEKALKHSKPWLLIEGLTFSGKFSIGPIFHGKYTGCYDCYKNRIRSNDEFINFNDSYVKYLETEKASAKPDLNIQPVVKDMASAIVIADMLKFLYAWYPPETWKCCILINPSNYEVEKHTFIKAPICHVCKPALDYNPAPWLESVTL; this is encoded by the coding sequence ATGAAACAATTTGATATATTCTTCGATAATGACAATAAACTGTATCAAGTAAGAACCAAAACAGATACAACAACCATAGAATTTACAGATTCCGAAAAAGAACTGATTTTTAAAGACTTGATCAGATTGTACGATACACGGGATAAAATATCTTTTTCAACAATCCAAAAACTATTAAATAAGGCTGACTATAACAAACTTTTGGATGTAGTAAAAGAGTTACAAGAATGTGGAATTCTAGATGAACTGAATTTCGAAGCAGAAGGTGCCACTGTTATTTCTGATATATATAATGAAGTCAATCACAAACCGGTTTCAGAAATGAAGATTGCTTATATTGGCAATACAGATTTTGGCAACCAAGTGAAAGAGAAATCATCCGAATATAACATAGAACATTTTGTTATCTACTCAATAGATGAATTGTCGGATGAAACAATTGAGTCAATCCTCTGTAACAGCGATTTTATCATTGTTGATTCTTTGACTTGGAATCCGTACAAAATGCACATTATCAACGAGAAGGCATTGAAACACAGCAAACCATGGTTATTGATTGAAGGACTGACTTTCTCTGGAAAATTCAGTATTGGGCCGATTTTCCACGGCAAATACACAGGATGTTATGATTGTTACAAAAATAGAATAAGGAGCAATGACGAATTCATCAACTTCAATGACTCTTACGTTAAATACCTTGAAACAGAGAAAGCATCAGCAAAACCAGACTTGAATATCCAACCGGTAGTAAAGGATATGGCTTCCGCTATTGTAATTGCAGATATGCTGAAGTTTCTTTATGCCTGGTATCCCCCGGAAACTTGGAAGTGTTGTATATTGATAAATCCGTCCAATTATGAAGTAGAAAAGCATACTTTTATAAAAGCTCCGATTTGTCATGTATGTAAACCAGCATTGGATTATAATCCGGCTCCGTGGCTCGAATCAGTAACTCTTTAA
- a CDS encoding YcaO-like family protein — protein sequence MDAVNNSLIKGTMLISNQFGIVNHVSKLPRLNYDPKLVSFGIWPSNTLAFGAEKYEGRSSGCNFDLQKSFMGTLGETVERYCPVFYNKENMILSSYKNLKVHAIPPSEYALFHEKQYAQENYPLHRFDENIELHWDKCMDITNGKETWVPGACIYLPWSCEKQWINVSTSTGLAAHTNWDKALLVALHEVIERDSFSLTWWQKISAPKIIIDEDISHFIHERFPASYEWHFMDITYDLGIPTVYGICFGEAEYGKFVAVGTATRDTYGEALKKVILEMGQSVSYFRYLLGEKKNWQPSENFHTLLDFEDHSILYIKKPELCEVFKIWTETKPTRKIDFLEESARSTKENIRHITSVLKSKGYNVLVKDITTPDVNQAGFYCLRVIVPQLIQMGGAYSFYFLGGKRLYTIPQELGYKCYPFEELNVYPHPFP from the coding sequence ATGGATGCAGTCAACAACTCTCTGATTAAAGGTACAATGCTGATTTCCAATCAGTTTGGAATCGTAAATCATGTATCCAAATTACCCAGGCTCAATTACGATCCTAAACTTGTAAGCTTTGGTATTTGGCCCAGCAACACTCTGGCTTTCGGAGCAGAAAAGTATGAAGGAAGAAGTAGCGGATGTAACTTTGATCTGCAAAAGTCATTTATGGGAACTTTAGGTGAAACGGTAGAAAGGTATTGCCCCGTATTCTACAATAAAGAGAATATGATCCTAAGTTCTTATAAAAATCTAAAAGTACACGCTATACCGCCCTCGGAATATGCCTTGTTCCATGAGAAGCAATATGCCCAGGAAAATTATCCTCTCCATCGGTTCGACGAGAATATCGAATTACATTGGGATAAATGCATGGATATTACTAATGGGAAAGAAACCTGGGTTCCCGGAGCATGCATCTATCTTCCCTGGTCATGTGAAAAGCAATGGATAAATGTAAGTACATCAACAGGCTTGGCAGCACATACGAATTGGGACAAGGCTTTGCTGGTTGCATTACATGAAGTCATTGAAAGAGATTCGTTTTCTCTCACTTGGTGGCAGAAAATAAGCGCTCCAAAAATTATTATAGACGAGGATATCAGCCATTTTATCCATGAGCGTTTTCCAGCAAGCTACGAGTGGCATTTTATGGATATAACTTACGATTTAGGTATTCCGACAGTTTATGGTATCTGTTTCGGTGAAGCCGAATATGGTAAATTTGTAGCCGTAGGCACTGCGACAAGAGACACCTATGGCGAAGCATTGAAGAAAGTTATTCTCGAAATGGGGCAAAGCGTCAGCTATTTCAGATATTTGTTAGGAGAGAAAAAGAATTGGCAGCCTTCTGAAAACTTTCATACATTACTGGATTTCGAAGACCATTCTATACTATATATAAAAAAACCAGAACTGTGCGAGGTCTTCAAAATCTGGACGGAAACAAAGCCGACCAGAAAGATTGATTTTCTTGAAGAGTCTGCACGCTCAACCAAAGAGAACATCCGGCACATTACCAGCGTACTGAAGTCCAAAGGTTACAATGTATTAGTAAAAGACATCACGACTCCTGATGTAAATCAGGCAGGCTTCTATTGTCTGAGGGTTATCGTTCCTCAATTAATACAAATGGGTGGTGCGTATTCCTTTTATTTCCTGGGCGGAAAAAGACTATATACGATACCGCAGGAACTAGGCTACAAATGCTATCCTTTTGAAGAATTAAATGTATATCCACATCCATTCCCTTAA
- a CDS encoding SagB/ThcOx family dehydrogenase — translation MKTIKSKALIASLDSGLYGAKNFGESLALIFNENVKFDKFLIRKQVESIQSFSNKYVHQRSCQPYKVFPTSKEYDLKPYLKEMPGSEKTNLFNILAKRRSGRAYSPYSISLNELALLCHYSYGISGEDFNKESEATLRFRTVPSAGALYPLELYVYLNTSVLPKGIYHYSPNKSVLEFIKEEDYMEYLRENLVAEPFVDLQHCSCVFFITSFFERVLIKYGDRGYRFILQEVGFLTQNISLLAEFLELGSCVLGSYVDDNINQILSADGTFETVQNVIVIGKNKEVQDDNVTSK, via the coding sequence ATGAAAACAATAAAATCAAAAGCATTAATAGCAAGCTTAGATTCAGGACTATATGGAGCTAAAAATTTTGGTGAATCGTTGGCTTTGATTTTTAACGAGAATGTGAAATTTGATAAGTTTCTGATTCGCAAACAAGTTGAAAGTATCCAAAGTTTCTCCAATAAATACGTCCACCAACGCTCGTGCCAACCGTATAAAGTGTTTCCCACCAGCAAAGAGTATGATTTGAAACCTTATCTCAAAGAGATGCCTGGTAGTGAAAAAACCAATCTATTCAATATCCTTGCTAAGCGCCGTTCCGGAAGAGCCTATTCTCCTTACTCCATTTCGCTCAACGAGCTGGCGCTACTCTGCCATTATAGCTATGGAATTAGCGGAGAAGACTTTAATAAAGAATCAGAAGCTACGTTACGATTCAGAACGGTTCCATCTGCAGGTGCCTTATATCCACTTGAATTATACGTATATTTGAATACAAGTGTATTGCCTAAAGGAATTTACCATTATAGCCCCAATAAGTCAGTTCTCGAATTCATCAAAGAAGAAGATTATATGGAATATTTAAGAGAAAATCTCGTAGCAGAACCTTTCGTGGATTTGCAACATTGTAGTTGCGTGTTCTTCATCACGTCCTTCTTTGAGAGAGTACTTATCAAATATGGCGACAGAGGCTACCGATTTATACTTCAGGAAGTTGGATTTTTAACTCAGAACATCTCGTTACTCGCCGAATTTCTCGAACTTGGCTCTTGCGTTCTGGGAAGCTACGTTGATGACAACATCAACCAGATCCTCTCTGCTGACGGAACCTTTGAAACTGTGCAAAATGTGATTGTAATTGGAAAAAACAAGGAGGTTCAAGATGACAATGTTACAAGCAAATAA
- a CDS encoding ABC transporter ATP-binding protein: MLQANNISFSIQGTSILRNVSLEVNPGEIVALLGQNGSGKTTFIELLCNMMKCSSGNFAFFGKGNFDQNKQNIGVLWDNPVIFPMLKVKEIIGFTRRIYNISELPRDIYDFLELDKIKNRFFYQLSKGERKRVAIFLSVLHNPSLLILDEPTADLDPMIREVIWRNIFKSKNRGVLFTTHLWEEAGKYATKIYFIYEGKIISKALSPQELINESAYQQKIVISKELSGTDPFENDENVLVIPDDKFLKIYLKREDTKTLQKVQTRTYNFSLMPVELEDIYQILVMIKK; this comes from the coding sequence ATGTTACAAGCAAATAATATTTCTTTTTCGATTCAGGGTACTTCCATCCTGCGCAATGTATCGCTGGAAGTTAATCCTGGAGAAATTGTAGCTCTATTAGGACAGAACGGTTCCGGAAAGACAACATTCATTGAGTTGTTGTGTAATATGATGAAATGTTCATCCGGCAATTTCGCATTTTTCGGAAAAGGCAACTTCGACCAGAACAAACAGAATATTGGTGTGCTTTGGGATAATCCGGTTATTTTCCCCATGTTAAAAGTCAAAGAAATAATCGGATTCACTCGAAGAATCTATAACATATCGGAATTGCCACGAGACATCTACGATTTCCTTGAATTAGATAAGATAAAGAATAGGTTCTTTTATCAACTTTCAAAAGGGGAAAGAAAAAGGGTTGCCATTTTTTTGTCCGTATTACATAACCCGTCATTGTTGATTCTGGATGAACCGACCGCCGATCTCGATCCGATGATAAGGGAGGTTATCTGGAGGAATATTTTCAAAAGCAAAAACCGGGGTGTCCTGTTCACGACACATCTTTGGGAAGAAGCCGGAAAATATGCAACCAAAATCTATTTTATCTACGAAGGGAAAATTATCTCGAAAGCATTGAGCCCGCAGGAATTGATAAATGAGTCGGCATATCAGCAAAAGATTGTCATCTCTAAAGAACTGTCCGGCACTGATCCTTTTGAAAATGATGAAAATGTATTGGTCATCCCAGATGATAAATTCCTCAAAATATACTTGAAGAGAGAAGATACCAAAACATTACAAAAGGTTCAGACCCGAACCTACAATTTTTCACTTATGCCTGTTGAGTTAGAGGATATATATCAAATTTTAGTAATGATAAAAAAATAA
- a CDS encoding ABC transporter permease, whose amino-acid sequence MKVLIASIYYQLLSSMRIKQAVFFTVIFPAFIFLIFSSIWGINNKEYCVFLLTGICAMTIASDGLFAIGGVIKQYYTSGVMKFIKVMPYNIITHIISLVFSRMIYILFSFVILFILGRAIFGVTLNVPQYLSILSGSILGLIEFSFLGLLLSFTNMKAESEKGLINIIYFGLIFLSDTFYPMTEINPVFEGIVEFSPITPVLKVLRGDYTYTLYLALWAAAFMIAFYFCFKRFQVKRSKQ is encoded by the coding sequence ATGAAAGTACTCATAGCTTCAATCTATTATCAATTGCTTTCTTCCATGAGAATCAAGCAAGCCGTATTTTTTACGGTGATATTTCCGGCATTTATTTTCCTTATATTTTCCAGTATATGGGGAATCAACAACAAAGAATATTGTGTATTCTTGCTGACGGGAATTTGCGCTATGACCATAGCCAGTGACGGATTATTCGCTATTGGCGGGGTTATCAAACAGTATTACACATCAGGAGTCATGAAGTTCATAAAAGTAATGCCTTACAACATCATTACTCATATTATCAGTTTGGTATTCAGCCGGATGATTTACATCCTGTTTTCTTTTGTAATACTGTTTATATTAGGTAGAGCCATATTTGGCGTGACATTAAACGTGCCGCAATACCTTTCCATACTGTCAGGATCAATATTGGGATTAATAGAGTTTTCTTTCTTGGGCTTACTGCTCTCTTTCACCAACATGAAAGCTGAAAGCGAAAAAGGATTAATCAACATCATCTATTTTGGACTGATATTTTTAAGTGACACATTTTATCCGATGACAGAAATAAATCCCGTATTCGAAGGCATTGTGGAATTCTCCCCGATTACGCCCGTGTTGAAAGTTCTCAGAGGTGATTATACCTATACATTGTATTTGGCTTTGTGGGCCGCGGCTTTCATGATAGCTTTCTATTTTTGTTTCAAAAGATTTCAAGTAAAAAGGAGTAAACAATGA
- a CDS encoding tetratricopeptide repeat protein, whose amino-acid sequence MKKFIVLFVTFFAIATITTSTHATGMNRNSSVGTPENILNGIQDKIETAMNNCFARNSVSPLDSISQKLNKLKSQNNIVLYWKSYVNYYKSVFYAKLGDKDKSKKAIKEAYITLEKMNNKNSEDYALLALTQSFYIQFTSGMAAGVLSSKITRNAEKALKLDSTNLRGWYVLGSNDFYTPASFGGGKKVEYYLKKAISTVPKSIKNPYLPTWGREYAFELLIRYYIQNKKMNEARKYVQMAEKEYPNSYFIGEYKKIINK is encoded by the coding sequence ATGAAAAAGTTTATCGTTTTGTTTGTTACTTTCTTTGCCATTGCAACTATCACTACAAGTACGCATGCAACCGGTATGAACCGTAATTCTTCTGTCGGAACTCCAGAGAATATATTAAATGGCATCCAAGACAAAATCGAGACAGCCATGAACAACTGTTTCGCCCGGAATTCCGTTTCTCCTCTTGACAGTATTTCCCAAAAGCTAAATAAACTGAAAAGTCAAAATAACATCGTACTTTATTGGAAATCTTACGTCAATTATTATAAAAGCGTCTTTTATGCAAAGCTGGGAGATAAAGACAAAAGCAAAAAAGCTATCAAAGAGGCATATATAACTCTGGAAAAAATGAATAACAAGAACTCGGAAGATTATGCATTGCTGGCTCTGACCCAAAGTTTTTATATACAATTCACTTCAGGAATGGCCGCCGGAGTCCTTTCATCTAAAATCACAAGAAATGCAGAGAAAGCTTTGAAGCTTGATTCAACGAATCTGAGAGGATGGTACGTTCTGGGCAGCAATGATTTCTATACACCCGCGAGTTTCGGTGGTGGGAAAAAAGTGGAGTATTATTTGAAAAAAGCTATTTCAACAGTGCCTAAAAGCATAAAAAACCCATATCTGCCTACTTGGGGAAGAGAATATGCTTTCGAACTATTAATCCGATATTACATCCAGAACAAAAAAATGAACGAAGCCAGGAAATATGTACAAATGGCGGAAAAAGAATACCCGAACAGTTACTTTATTGGTGAGTACAAAAAAATAATCAATAAATAA
- a CDS encoding TonB-dependent receptor has protein sequence MRIDFHLFSLFLLFLIRSSYIYAQDANIQGKITDKKGEPILAANVYLKKEPDKGTISDINGYFILRCQSHSFNNDTLIISFLGLKTKIIPTVHLDTSKEISIVMEEDQQMLVEVVIMANPSLSREFSIKEVSKFDIYNTPSSAGDALKMVTVLPASTNVSESANVELRGSAGDMSRVMLNEVPVYKPVRNSQINGIGNFSLFNTEMIEEQNVYASNPPLVYSNATAGLVEIGTIKKLSASETALSLSLANIGFLHSQPINKKSFLQIYGNYQFSKPYLWVNANNKDINKFSSEDTGLNFHTELTKRLSINLYSYFINEKYLANDYSYTFSGTVDAGKRRNFNILNFKYKLGKGFISINNGTDFSNEDFKFGNILSKQKNCYVYSNFDFKYYFTPSWNLQSGFSHEYTKQNYRSRFPKYYFAVKPENPSYYFENSISNNNLEFYLYNRVQIFNELTLGVGIRKNIPVKEQSGYWSYQTNIKYSFNNYNSILASLGKYNGYATPYYNTQEFSSISTRQYSLEYSFSRNDFNLRLATYHKKENLKENFSETDTSERLLRKIWGAEISMSKKYENLTGSLAYTYLYSKFRNGGKWYNSYNRMDYLIKAFISYYHKKAGTVSLSCLTRPGLYYSPIINAEINETGAYKPLYGDYNVKQYSGYCSVDFSYNKVLTLKSSNLIFFLTVNNIFDIKNESAIMFSEDYSTITGYRHYNRRSIYTGMQLRF, from the coding sequence ATGAGAATAGACTTCCATTTATTCAGTTTGTTTCTCCTGTTTTTAATCAGGTCATCATATATATATGCGCAGGATGCGAATATACAGGGAAAAATAACAGATAAGAAAGGTGAACCTATATTGGCGGCCAATGTCTATCTGAAAAAAGAACCTGATAAGGGAACCATTTCTGATATAAATGGATATTTTATTCTCCGGTGTCAAAGCCATAGTTTCAACAATGATACGTTGATCATCTCTTTTTTAGGTCTGAAAACCAAAATCATTCCAACAGTGCACTTAGATACAAGCAAAGAGATATCAATCGTTATGGAAGAAGATCAACAGATGCTTGTAGAAGTAGTGATTATGGCTAATCCATCTTTATCAAGAGAATTCTCAATAAAAGAAGTTTCTAAATTTGATATTTATAATACCCCTTCTTCTGCCGGTGACGCATTGAAAATGGTCACTGTCCTTCCTGCATCCACCAATGTATCAGAAAGTGCCAATGTCGAATTGAGAGGAAGTGCCGGCGATATGTCAAGAGTGATGTTAAATGAAGTACCGGTATATAAACCCGTACGCAATTCCCAGATAAATGGAATCGGAAATTTCAGTCTGTTCAATACAGAAATGATAGAAGAGCAAAACGTCTATGCCAGTAATCCCCCATTGGTCTACAGCAATGCAACTGCGGGCCTGGTAGAGATAGGCACAATAAAGAAGTTGTCAGCAAGCGAAACGGCTCTCTCTCTATCACTTGCAAATATCGGTTTCCTCCACTCTCAGCCCATTAATAAAAAAAGTTTTCTTCAGATATATGGAAATTATCAATTTTCTAAACCTTATTTATGGGTCAATGCAAATAATAAGGATATTAATAAATTTTCATCAGAAGATACCGGTTTGAATTTTCATACAGAATTAACCAAAAGGTTAAGCATCAATCTTTATTCCTATTTTATTAATGAAAAGTATCTGGCTAATGATTATTCTTATACTTTTTCAGGGACAGTGGATGCAGGTAAAAGACGAAATTTCAATATTCTGAATTTCAAATACAAATTGGGCAAAGGATTTATCTCAATAAACAATGGCACAGACTTTTCAAACGAGGACTTTAAATTTGGCAATATTTTATCCAAGCAAAAGAACTGCTATGTATACAGTAACTTCGATTTCAAATATTATTTCACTCCGTCATGGAATTTACAATCCGGTTTTTCACATGAATATACCAAGCAAAATTACCGGAGCCGGTTTCCAAAGTATTATTTTGCGGTAAAACCTGAAAACCCAAGTTATTATTTTGAAAACAGTATATCAAACAACAACCTCGAATTTTATCTGTATAACAGAGTGCAGATCTTTAACGAATTAACTTTAGGTGTAGGAATCAGAAAAAATATACCTGTCAAGGAACAATCCGGATATTGGTCTTATCAAACGAACATAAAATATTCATTCAATAATTATAATTCTATATTGGCCTCTTTAGGGAAGTATAACGGATATGCAACCCCATATTACAACACACAGGAGTTTTCCTCCATATCAACGAGGCAGTATTCATTGGAGTATTCATTTTCGAGAAATGATTTCAATCTCCGGTTGGCTACATATCATAAGAAAGAAAATCTGAAGGAAAACTTTTCTGAAACAGATACTTCCGAAAGATTATTAAGAAAAATATGGGGAGCGGAAATCAGTATGAGTAAGAAATACGAAAATTTGACAGGTTCACTTGCATACACTTATCTCTATTCCAAATTCAGAAATGGGGGCAAATGGTATAACTCGTACAACCGGATGGACTATTTAATAAAAGCGTTTATTTCTTACTATCATAAGAAAGCAGGCACTGTCTCACTGTCTTGCTTAACCCGGCCCGGGCTTTATTATAGCCCGATAATAAATGCCGAGATAAATGAAACAGGGGCATACAAACCTTTATATGGCGATTATAATGTGAAACAATATTCAGGATATTGCAGCGTTGACTTCTCTTACAACAAAGTGCTGACCTTAAAATCATCCAATTTAATATTCTTTCTGACTGTCAACAACATCTTTGACATCAAGAATGAAAGCGCCATAATGTTCAGCGAAGACTATTCTACGATAACAGGATACAGACACTATAACAGACGTTCCATCTACACGGGAATGCAACTTCGTTTTTAA
- a CDS encoding ISAzo13 family transposase — translation MELGTHGVSLVCKTYHVTRNTVYRGIHELESGDTIAAGHIRKKGGGRKSILSVHPEYIDIFREITEDAIGGLPQDESVRMLFYSPGIIRDKMEVDYGISISYHTLKQIISKEGFKKRTPKKCTSMAECNKRNEQFEKISAMRSMCEENHIPVFSIDTKKKELVGPFRRGGQVYCDRSPRCRDHDFPSFASGKIIPYGIYDVQKNTGYMSFGISHDTAGFFCDNFKYYWYRVLQDIYPHATAIMLLCDGGGSNSSSSRLFKQELIKLSEDLHIDIIVAHYPPYTSKWNPIEHRLFSQITRVWSGISFESVEQACELAAEARTKSGLCVFTNINRKKYDTSRCVDSNYDDVCQRHITFDEELPKWNYKVSWRDKKYQVIF, via the coding sequence ATGGAACTTGGAACGCACGGCGTGAGTCTGGTCTGCAAAACATATCATGTCACCAGAAATACAGTGTATAGAGGTATTCACGAGCTTGAGAGCGGGGACACAATTGCTGCCGGACACATAAGGAAGAAAGGTGGAGGCAGAAAGAGTATTCTCAGTGTTCATCCCGAGTATATCGACATCTTCCGGGAGATTACGGAAGATGCCATAGGCGGCTTGCCGCAAGATGAGAGCGTACGCATGCTTTTCTATTCGCCTGGCATCATAAGAGACAAGATGGAGGTGGATTACGGAATAAGCATAAGCTATCACACCCTCAAACAAATCATATCCAAAGAGGGATTCAAGAAACGCACTCCGAAGAAGTGTACCTCGATGGCAGAGTGCAATAAAAGAAACGAACAGTTCGAGAAAATCTCCGCAATGAGAAGCATGTGTGAAGAAAATCACATACCCGTCTTCAGTATAGACACGAAGAAGAAAGAGTTGGTCGGCCCATTCAGAAGAGGCGGACAGGTATACTGCGACAGGTCGCCGCGATGCAGGGACCATGACTTCCCCTCCTTTGCAAGCGGCAAAATCATTCCCTATGGCATCTACGATGTTCAAAAGAATACTGGATACATGAGCTTCGGAATAAGCCATGACACAGCCGGGTTCTTCTGCGACAACTTCAAGTACTACTGGTATCGTGTGCTCCAAGACATCTATCCACATGCAACTGCCATCATGTTGCTCTGTGACGGTGGAGGTTCCAACAGCAGTTCCAGCAGGCTTTTCAAGCAAGAGCTGATCAAACTTTCCGAAGACCTCCATATTGACATAATAGTGGCGCACTATCCCCCGTACACGTCGAAGTGGAACCCCATTGAACACAGGCTTTTCTCTCAAATCACCAGAGTATGGAGTGGTATTTCCTTCGAGAGCGTTGAGCAGGCATGCGAACTTGCCGCAGAGGCCAGAACGAAATCCGGCCTTTGTGTCTTCACCAACATCAACAGAAAGAAGTACGACACTTCTCGTTGTGTGGATAGCAATTATGATGATGTCTGTCAACGGCATATTACCTTTGATGAAGAGCTACCGAAATGGAACTACAAGGTTTCATGGAGAGACAAAAAATACCAAGTTATTTTTTAA
- a CDS encoding IS1380-like element ISBf12 family transposase, giving the protein MAKIQIKSERLTPFGGLFSIMEQFDSTLSSVIDSTLGLRCRSFGYQYSEIIRSLMSIYFCGGSCIEDVTTHLMNHLSLHPTLRTCSSDTILRAIKELTQENISYTSDMGKTYDFNTADTLNTLLLNCIFASGQLKEGEMYDVDFDHQFIETEKYDAKPTYKKFLGYRPGVAVIGDLIVGIENSDGNTNVRFHQKDTLKRFFERFEQNGLIINRFRADCGSCSEEIVEEIEKHCKSFYIRANRCSSIYNDTFALKGWKTEEINGIEFELNSILVEKWKGKAYRLVIQRQKRMDGVQDFWEGEYTYRCILTNDYDSSVREIVEFYNPRGEKERIFDDMNNGFGWDRLPKSFMAENTVFLLLTALIRNFYKAIIQRLDVKKFGLNVTSRIKAFVFRFISVPAKWIKTSRRYVLNIYTCNYAYADVFQTDFG; this is encoded by the coding sequence ATGGCGAAGATACAAATTAAATCTGAGAGACTCACTCCTTTTGGGGGATTATTTTCAATCATGGAGCAATTTGACTCCACATTATCATCTGTCATCGACTCAACCCTCGGTCTAAGGTGTAGATCGTTCGGTTATCAGTACAGCGAAATCATCCGTTCTCTCATGAGTATCTACTTCTGTGGCGGTTCATGTATTGAGGATGTCACTACTCATTTGATGAACCACCTCTCACTTCATCCGACACTTCGCACTTGTAGCTCTGATACTATCCTCAGGGCGATAAAGGAGTTGACGCAAGAAAACATTTCATACACATCAGATATGGGCAAGACCTACGATTTCAATACGGCTGACACTCTCAATACTTTATTGCTCAATTGTATATTTGCATCTGGCCAACTGAAAGAGGGTGAGATGTATGATGTTGATTTCGACCATCAGTTCATAGAGACAGAGAAGTATGATGCAAAGCCTACATACAAGAAGTTCCTTGGTTATCGCCCTGGCGTGGCGGTTATTGGCGATTTGATAGTCGGTATAGAGAATAGCGATGGTAACACAAATGTTCGTTTCCATCAGAAGGACACGCTGAAGAGGTTCTTTGAGAGATTTGAACAGAATGGGCTCATTATCAATCGCTTCAGAGCTGATTGTGGATCATGTTCCGAGGAAATCGTGGAGGAAATAGAAAAACACTGCAAGTCCTTCTATATCCGTGCTAACCGCTGCAGTTCGATCTACAATGACACCTTTGCTCTCAAAGGCTGGAAAACTGAAGAAATCAATGGCATTGAGTTTGAATTGAACTCTATCCTTGTTGAGAAGTGGAAAGGTAAGGCATATCGACTTGTGATTCAAAGACAGAAACGGATGGATGGTGTGCAGGATTTTTGGGAAGGAGAATACACATACCGTTGTATCCTGACTAACGACTATGATTCTTCCGTAAGAGAAATTGTCGAGTTCTATAACCCTCGTGGAGAAAAGGAACGTATCTTCGATGATATGAACAATGGTTTCGGGTGGGACAGATTGCCCAAATCCTTCATGGCAGAGAACACAGTGTTCCTTCTTCTTACAGCACTTATCCGTAACTTTTACAAGGCCATTATTCAAAGACTTGACGTAAAGAAGTTCGGACTCAATGTAACAAGTCGCATAAAAGCGTTTGTCTTCAGGTTTATCTCTGTACCAGCCAAGTGGATCAAGACATCAAGGCGGTATGTGCTGAATATCTATACCTGTAATTATGCTTACGCAGATGTTTTCCAGACTGATTTTGGATAG
- a CDS encoding response regulator transcription factor, with product MEKVIIGQSANGKSIANIAEYLSVSITTIKTHRTNIFKKLGVSNITEAIQYVEDYNLI from the coding sequence ATGGAAAAAGTTATTATTGGGCAAAGTGCAAATGGTAAAAGCATAGCGAACATCGCAGAGTATCTCTCTGTTTCGATAACTACAATCAAGACTCACAGAACAAACATATTCAAAAAACTTGGAGTTAGCAATATTACTGAGGCCATACAATATGTAGAGGATTATAATCTAATTTGA
- a CDS encoding helix-turn-helix domain-containing protein — translation MEQVRDLNIEADDMQVVLSAISGVSKRIKEVAQTHKPLFGDEHFLTGKEVCERLYISPRTLQDYRDRRIIPYTQFAGKILYKESDLEKMLEENYKR, via the coding sequence ATGGAACAGGTAAGAGATTTGAATATAGAGGCGGACGATATGCAGGTGGTGCTGTCAGCTATCAGCGGAGTAAGCAAGAGAATTAAGGAAGTGGCACAGACACACAAGCCGCTATTTGGCGATGAGCACTTCCTTACAGGTAAGGAAGTATGCGAGAGGCTGTATATCAGCCCTCGCACCTTGCAGGACTATCGGGACAGGAGGATTATTCCTTACACACAGTTTGCAGGGAAGATACTTTATAAGGAGTCGGATTTGGAAAAAATGTTGGAGGAGAATTATAAGAGGTAA